Proteins from a genomic interval of Sporanaerobacter acetigenes DSM 13106:
- a CDS encoding TrlF family AAA-like ATPase, which yields MFKNGASVLRADFHLHTIKDKEFKYHNNPNEFVKEYVQKLKEADISIGAITNHNKFDKDEFKALRRQAKKENIFLLPGVELSVKEGANGIHTLIIFSDSWYENGENNIEVFLNQVFAGVANRENENVSCNYDINGVISNLEQHNKDYFIIFAHVDQKSGLLYECGGGLIQRLWDNPLLKERVLGVQKSKNIDKFNNLTQWIGYELPKLEGCDPKKIEDIGEGDKCYLKIGDYSFNAVKYALMDFSNRVFYDIPLFKHGYIDSIEYTGGKLDNINVDFSKELNTIIGIRGSGKSSILETLRYGLDLKADIDDDYKESLVKYVLDSGGIIKIKLVDNNNRKYLLTKYLEDDKVYISDVDENQLNISLESIINNPLYFGQKDLSMRAPGYEFNLLSKLIGKKTKEVNEKLKGNSEELKQKIEEIIKIQQYPNRIDELTTRVNDLNMKLAIYEEKGIAEKLDKQKQFEDESLYFEQISGFINDLSDDLESSLESEKIRLLKDKAKYTSKYNGEIFERVNESIENIIKLYGGLSNINQNILAELEKIKSEQNNFVECKDSLKEEFARIKREIDVETLNPDSFLDYSKKVKDTSDELQQYQLKMQEKSALENSLKNLLKDRKELVHERFRLYKKEIEKINDSQEQLSIEIELKGNKQEFMDKLKEVGQGTGIRSNKYKDISEQFSDFIAIIDDIMLNESKKIKTIISGNDYDKFIEKIKGNLKDCIEYEVPDKVDILYHGKNLEYHSLGQRASAIVLFILTQKDNDIIIIDQPEDDLDNKVIYDELIKTLKERKSDIQFIFVTHNANIPVLGDSEKIIVTEFEDDKIMVDSGSIDCSHIQKKIIKIMEGGEDAFEKRNSIYLNWNM from the coding sequence ATGTTTAAAAACGGGGCTTCTGTTTTAAGAGCAGATTTTCATTTACATACTATAAAGGATAAAGAATTTAAATATCACAATAATCCAAATGAATTTGTAAAGGAATATGTTCAAAAATTAAAAGAAGCTGATATATCAATAGGTGCAATAACTAACCATAATAAATTTGATAAAGATGAATTTAAAGCTTTAAGAAGGCAAGCTAAAAAAGAAAATATTTTTTTGCTACCTGGGGTAGAACTTTCTGTTAAGGAAGGGGCGAATGGTATTCATACTTTAATTATCTTTTCTGATTCATGGTATGAAAATGGAGAAAATAATATTGAAGTTTTTTTAAATCAAGTATTTGCTGGAGTAGCAAATCGTGAAAATGAGAATGTAAGTTGTAATTATGATATAAATGGGGTTATAAGCAATTTGGAGCAACATAATAAAGATTATTTTATAATATTTGCTCATGTAGATCAAAAAAGTGGTTTATTATATGAATGTGGGGGAGGCTTAATACAAAGGTTATGGGATAACCCATTATTAAAAGAAAGAGTTTTGGGAGTTCAAAAATCCAAAAATATTGATAAATTTAATAACTTAACACAATGGATTGGCTATGAATTACCAAAATTAGAAGGTTGTGATCCTAAAAAAATTGAGGATATAGGCGAGGGTGACAAATGTTATCTTAAGATAGGGGATTATTCTTTTAATGCTGTAAAATATGCCCTAATGGATTTTTCAAACAGGGTATTCTATGATATTCCTTTGTTTAAACATGGATACATCGACAGTATAGAATATACAGGAGGGAAATTAGATAATATAAATGTTGATTTTTCAAAAGAATTGAATACTATTATTGGAATAAGGGGGAGTGGTAAATCTTCCATACTAGAAACTTTAAGATATGGATTGGATTTAAAAGCAGATATTGATGATGATTATAAGGAAAGTCTTGTAAAATATGTTTTAGATTCTGGGGGTATTATAAAAATTAAGCTAGTAGATAATAATAATAGGAAATACTTGCTAACCAAATATTTAGAGGATGATAAAGTGTACATTTCAGATGTAGATGAAAATCAACTAAATATATCATTAGAATCTATAATTAATAATCCATTATATTTTGGACAAAAAGATTTATCTATGAGAGCTCCAGGTTATGAGTTTAATCTACTAAGTAAATTAATTGGTAAAAAGACGAAAGAAGTAAATGAAAAACTTAAAGGCAATAGCGAAGAATTAAAACAAAAGATAGAAGAGATAATAAAGATACAACAGTACCCGAATAGAATAGATGAACTTACTACTAGGGTTAATGATTTAAACATGAAATTAGCTATTTATGAAGAAAAAGGCATTGCTGAAAAATTAGACAAACAAAAACAATTTGAAGATGAAAGCCTATATTTTGAACAAATAAGTGGATTTATAAATGACTTGTCAGATGACTTAGAAAGTAGTTTGGAATCAGAAAAGATTAGATTACTAAAAGATAAAGCTAAATATACATCTAAGTATAATGGTGAGATATTTGAACGTGTAAATGAAAGTATAGAAAATATAATTAAATTATATGGAGGGCTATCTAATATAAATCAAAATATTCTTGCTGAGTTAGAAAAAATCAAGTCTGAGCAGAATAACTTTGTTGAATGTAAAGATTCATTAAAAGAAGAGTTTGCTAGGATAAAAAGGGAAATAGATGTTGAAACTTTAAATCCTGATAGTTTTCTAGATTATTCGAAAAAGGTTAAAGATACTTCAGACGAATTACAGCAATATCAACTAAAAATGCAAGAAAAAAGTGCTTTAGAGAATTCTTTAAAGAACTTATTAAAAGATAGAAAGGAGCTAGTACACGAAAGATTTAGACTTTATAAAAAAGAAATTGAGAAAATAAATGATTCACAGGAACAATTATCAATTGAAATTGAGTTAAAGGGAAATAAACAGGAATTTATGGATAAACTGAAGGAAGTTGGTCAAGGGACTGGTATACGTTCTAATAAATATAAGGATATTTCAGAACAATTTAGTGATTTTATAGCAATTATAGATGATATTATGCTCAATGAATCAAAAAAAATTAAAACAATTATATCTGGTAATGATTATGATAAATTTATTGAAAAGATAAAAGGTAATCTTAAAGATTGCATAGAATATGAAGTCCCTGATAAAGTAGATATATTATATCATGGGAAGAACTTAGAATATCACTCCCTTGGACAGAGAGCATCGGCAATTGTTCTTTTCATTTTGACCCAAAAGGATAACGATATAATTATTATTGATCAACCTGAAGATGATTTAGATAATAAAGTGATTTATGATGAATTGATAAAAACTTTAAAGGAAAGAAAATCAGATATACAATTTATCTTTGTTACCCATAACGCGAATATACCTGTTTTAGGAGATTCAGAAAAAATTATTGTAACGGAATTTGAAGATGATAAGATTATGGTTGACTCTGGAAGTATCGATTGTTCGCATATTCAAAAGAAAATTATAAAAATTATGGAAGGTGGAGAAGATGCGTTTGAAAAACGTAATAGTATATATTTAAACTGGAATATGTAA
- a CDS encoding type IA DNA topoisomerase, which translates to MKLIITEKPSVAMSIAKVLGVHGRKDGYIESKEYIISWCVGHLVGLAQADKYNEKYKKWRYEDLPIIPSKFQYDLFVKTKKQYEILNKLLNRSDVLEVINACDSGREGELIFRLVYYHSKCQKPMKRLWISSMEDSAIEDGFKNLKDGKEFNNLYKSALARSQADWIVGINATRLFTVLYNQLLSVGRVQTPTLALIVNREEDIRSFRKEKFYHLDLYLDGFMASSERIKEKDEANELKNLCIGEMAIAKDVKKEKKNVNPPLPFDLTSLQREANRLFGYTAKQTLDYTQSLYEKKWVTYPRTDSRYLTDDMMESLVNLINGIDRDNLVENPNYKRILDSKKVTDHHAIIPTIQSLNMNIEDIPKTEKNIYKLICLKLLEAVADTYVEEIVRVSLLVGDKIFTAKGKKVVNLGFKGIKSSFDENFNTMEKEKDNSILLPEIEEGMVFEIQNSEIREGFTQSPKHFTEDTLLSAMERAGNEELDKELDVEKKGLGTPATRAGIIEKLISVGYLERKKKQLLPTDKGVSLITVMPDNLKSPKLTAEWENKLTEISLGKGSDEEFLKGIDEMITDLVKTYSHIAVENKEKFQSNREVLGSCPRCKSYIFEGKKNFYCSNKECGFSLLKEDRFFTDKRKKLTKEMVKTLLSKGEVIVKGLYSKKTGKTYNAYISIEDTGKYINYKMRF; encoded by the coding sequence ATGAAACTAATCATTACAGAAAAACCATCCGTAGCCATGTCTATTGCCAAGGTATTAGGCGTTCATGGTAGAAAGGATGGCTATATTGAAAGTAAGGAATATATTATTAGTTGGTGTGTGGGGCATCTAGTAGGACTTGCCCAAGCTGATAAATACAATGAAAAATATAAAAAGTGGAGGTATGAAGATTTACCAATTATTCCATCCAAATTTCAGTATGATCTATTTGTCAAAACAAAAAAGCAATATGAAATCCTCAATAAATTATTAAACCGTTCTGATGTACTAGAAGTTATCAATGCCTGTGATTCAGGAAGGGAAGGGGAATTAATCTTTAGATTAGTATATTACCATTCAAAATGTCAAAAGCCTATGAAAAGATTATGGATTAGTTCCATGGAAGATAGTGCTATAGAAGATGGTTTTAAGAATTTAAAAGATGGAAAAGAATTTAATAATCTATATAAATCTGCATTAGCAAGGAGTCAGGCAGACTGGATAGTAGGAATTAATGCAACAAGATTATTTACAGTCCTATACAATCAACTGCTAAGTGTAGGAAGAGTTCAAACACCTACCTTAGCCCTAATAGTAAATAGAGAGGAGGATATTCGAAGTTTTCGAAAAGAAAAATTCTATCATCTAGATCTATATTTAGATGGATTTATGGCTAGTAGTGAAAGAATAAAGGAAAAAGATGAAGCTAATGAATTGAAAAATTTATGTATTGGGGAAATGGCCATTGCAAAGGATGTTAAAAAAGAAAAGAAAAATGTAAATCCACCTTTACCATTTGACCTAACCAGCTTACAAAGAGAAGCAAATAGATTGTTTGGATATACTGCAAAACAAACATTAGATTATACCCAATCTTTATATGAAAAGAAGTGGGTTACTTATCCTAGGACTGATAGCAGATATCTAACTGATGATATGATGGAGTCTTTAGTTAATCTAATAAATGGTATCGACAGAGATAATTTAGTAGAAAATCCAAATTATAAAAGAATATTGGATAGTAAAAAGGTAACAGATCATCATGCCATAATTCCAACCATACAATCCTTAAATATGAATATTGAGGACATTCCTAAAACTGAAAAGAATATATACAAGCTAATTTGCTTAAAATTGCTTGAAGCTGTAGCTGATACCTATGTAGAAGAAATAGTAAGAGTGTCATTATTGGTAGGAGATAAAATATTTACTGCAAAAGGTAAGAAAGTTGTAAATCTAGGATTTAAGGGTATAAAAAGTAGTTTTGATGAGAATTTCAATACCATGGAAAAGGAAAAAGATAATAGCATTTTACTTCCAGAAATAGAAGAAGGAATGGTATTTGAGATACAGAATAGTGAAATTCGAGAAGGTTTTACCCAATCACCAAAGCATTTTACAGAAGACACTCTATTATCTGCAATGGAAAGAGCAGGTAATGAAGAATTAGATAAGGAATTAGATGTAGAGAAAAAAGGTTTAGGTACACCTGCAACAAGAGCAGGGATTATTGAAAAATTAATCTCAGTGGGATATCTGGAGAGAAAAAAGAAGCAGTTATTACCCACAGATAAGGGGGTAAGTCTAATTACAGTAATGCCTGATAATTTAAAATCACCTAAACTTACAGCTGAATGGGAAAATAAATTAACTGAGATTTCATTAGGGAAAGGAAGTGATGAAGAATTTTTAAAGGGAATAGATGAAATGATTACAGATCTAGTCAAGACCTATTCCCATATTGCAGTAGAAAACAAAGAGAAATTTCAATCAAATAGAGAAGTATTAGGGAGTTGCCCAAGGTGTAAGAGCTACATCTTTGAAGGAAAGAAGAATTTTTATTGTTCCAACAAAGAATGTGGCTTTTCTTTATTAAAAGAGGACAGATTCTTTACGGATAAAAGAAAGAAACTAACTAAAGAAATGGTAAAGACTTTATTGTCAAAAGGAGAAGTAATAGTAAAAGGATTGTATTCAAAAAAGACAGGAAAGACTTATAATGCCTATATTTCTATTGAAGATACAGGTAAGTATATTAATTATAAAATGAGGTTTTAA
- a CDS encoding TnpV protein, whose amino-acid sequence MEGEYLVPNLELKQERVALGKYGRMRENFLKEHKKTYYTSLKIQGQLMNHLQGVEKEAQRILEIEIPRYQKTWGVTEELKAQDQMKWVGMMNNIKASIEEIIQKEIIFS is encoded by the coding sequence ATGGAAGGGGAATACCTAGTTCCCAACCTGGAATTGAAACAGGAGAGAGTAGCACTAGGCAAGTATGGAAGGATGAGGGAGAACTTCTTAAAGGAACACAAGAAGACCTATTACACAAGTCTAAAGATCCAAGGACAATTGATGAATCACTTACAAGGAGTGGAGAAGGAAGCACAGAGGATATTGGAGATAGAGATTCCAAGATATCAAAAAACGTGGGGCGTAACAGAGGAATTGAAAGCTCAGGATCAGATGAAGTGGGTAGGGATGATGAACAATATAAAGGCATCAATAGAAGAGATAATTCAGAAGGAGATAATATTCTCCTAG